One window of Burkholderia vietnamiensis LMG 10929 genomic DNA carries:
- a CDS encoding phosphopantetheine-binding protein, with the protein MNALEQELATLIIGELNLEDVSPDTVTAATALYGEGFGLDSIDILEIALLISKKYGFELRSDNPDNQQIFSNLGALAAYVAVHRTK; encoded by the coding sequence ATGAACGCACTGGAACAAGAGCTCGCCACGCTGATCATCGGCGAACTGAATCTCGAAGACGTCTCGCCCGACACGGTGACGGCCGCGACCGCGCTGTACGGCGAGGGCTTCGGGCTCGACTCCATCGACATCCTCGAAATCGCGCTGCTGATCTCGAAGAAGTATGGCTTCGAGCTGCGCTCGGACAACCCGGACAACCAGCAGATCTTCTCGAATCTCGGCGCGCTGGCCGCCTACGTCGCCGTGCATCGCACGAAGTGA
- the fabG gene encoding 3-oxoacyl-ACP reductase FabG, producing the protein MRALVTGGSGALGQAICTALAQAGHEVWVHANRNLAQAQAVAQRLVAAGGAAHAIAFDVTDADATLAALAPFIDGAPVQILVNNAGIHDDAPMAGMSRRQWHDVIDVTLNGFFNVTQPLLLPMIRTRRGRIVNIASVAGVTGNRGQVNYAAAKAGLIGATKSLSLELASRGITVNAVAPGIIGSPMAGDAFPIERIRQLVPAQRAGRPDEVAAMVAYLVSDAAAYVTGQVLSVNGGLA; encoded by the coding sequence ATGCGGGCGCTCGTAACGGGCGGCAGCGGCGCACTGGGGCAGGCGATCTGCACGGCGCTCGCGCAGGCCGGCCATGAAGTGTGGGTGCATGCGAACCGGAATCTCGCCCAGGCGCAGGCCGTCGCGCAGCGGCTCGTCGCGGCCGGCGGCGCCGCGCACGCGATCGCGTTCGACGTGACCGACGCCGACGCGACGCTCGCCGCGCTCGCACCTTTCATCGACGGCGCGCCGGTGCAGATCCTCGTCAACAACGCGGGCATTCACGACGACGCGCCGATGGCCGGCATGTCGCGCCGCCAATGGCACGACGTGATCGACGTGACGCTCAACGGCTTTTTCAACGTCACGCAGCCGCTGCTGCTGCCGATGATCCGCACGCGGCGCGGGCGCATCGTGAACATCGCGTCGGTCGCCGGCGTGACCGGCAACCGCGGGCAGGTCAACTATGCGGCCGCGAAGGCCGGGCTGATCGGGGCGACGAAATCGCTGTCGCTCGAGCTCGCGTCGCGCGGCATTACCGTGAACGCAGTCGCGCCCGGCATCATCGGCTCGCCGATGGCCGGCGACGCGTTCCCGATCGAACGGATCAGGCAGCTCGTGCCCGCGCAACGCGCAGGCCGGCCCGACGAAGTCGCGGCGATGGTCGCGTATCTGGTGTCCGATGCGGCCGCCTATGTGACCGGGCAGGTACTGTCGGTCAACGGCGGGCTTGCATGA
- a CDS encoding glycosyltransferase family 2 protein codes for MSQLHASTTHLVLIPSYNPGVKVDTTVRNARAQWNPVWVVVDGSTDGSAERLQAMAERDPGLRVIVLPQNRGKGAAVLAGLDAAAASGFTHVLTMDSDGQHPAELIPQFMAASQAAPDAMVLGLPKFDASAPRLRVQGRRLSNGWADLETLWAGIGDSLYGFRVYPIAPLAAIMHRQPWMRGFDFDPEAAVRLCWAGVRPIRIDAPVRYFGAHEGGVSHFHYGRDNALLAWMHVRLVAGFVLRLPLLAARRLTRRSRRAFDRPRRGDRPSR; via the coding sequence ATGTCCCAGCTGCACGCGTCGACCACCCATCTCGTGCTGATCCCGAGCTACAACCCCGGCGTCAAGGTCGACACGACCGTACGCAACGCGCGTGCGCAGTGGAACCCGGTGTGGGTCGTCGTCGACGGCAGCACCGACGGCAGCGCCGAGCGGCTGCAGGCGATGGCCGAGCGCGATCCCGGCCTGCGCGTGATCGTGCTGCCGCAGAACCGCGGCAAGGGTGCGGCCGTGCTCGCCGGGCTCGACGCGGCCGCCGCGAGCGGCTTCACGCACGTGCTGACGATGGATTCCGACGGTCAGCATCCGGCCGAGCTGATTCCGCAATTCATGGCCGCGTCGCAGGCGGCGCCGGACGCGATGGTGCTGGGCCTGCCGAAATTCGACGCGAGCGCGCCGCGGCTGCGCGTGCAGGGCCGGCGCCTGTCGAACGGCTGGGCCGACCTCGAGACGCTGTGGGCCGGGATCGGCGATTCGCTGTACGGCTTTCGCGTGTATCCGATCGCGCCGCTCGCCGCGATCATGCACCGGCAGCCGTGGATGCGCGGCTTCGACTTCGATCCCGAAGCGGCCGTGCGGCTTTGCTGGGCCGGCGTGCGGCCGATCCGCATCGACGCGCCGGTGCGCTATTTCGGCGCCCACGAGGGCGGCGTGTCGCATTTTCACTACGGTCGCGACAACGCGCTGCTCGCATGGATGCACGTGCGGCTCGTCGCCGGCTTCGTGCTGCGGCTGCCGCTGCTGGCCGCGCGGCGGCTGACGCGCCGCTCGCGCCGCGCGTTCGACCGGCCGCGACGCGGCGATCGACCGTCCCGCTGA